The Solibacillus sp. FSL R7-0668 genome includes the window ACTAAACCTGCATTGCGCAGTGGTGACACAAGCTGCTCTAAATACGCCTCAGATAACTCTTTTTCCGCAGCAATTTGACGCAATGGAATAGGTCCTTCCCCGTAATGCTTTGCTAATTCAATCATAATTGTCAGACCATAACGTCCTTTTGTTGAAATTTTCATCAATTACACCTCAAATTTTTCTAGTCCTTTACTAACATTTATTATAGCATAACTCCTTTTAAACCACTCGGAAATACTTTATCATAGAATAGATAATTCAAAAAAAAGGAGCGAAATCCTATGCAAAACGAACCGCTCGCTTATAAAATGAGACCAAAACATATCGATGAGATTGCCGGACAAAAACATATTCTTGGTCCGGATACACCGCTTTATAAAATGATCGACAAAGGTCATGTGCCTTCTATGTTGCTCTACGGACCACCCGGCGTAGGAAAAACATCGATCGCCAATGCTATTGCTGGTAGCTCCAAGCTTCCCTTTTTTGCGTTAAATGCAACACATGCCGGGAAAAAGGATATTGAGCAAGTCGTGATGGATGCCCGGATGAGTGGCAAAGTCATTTTATTTCTGGATGAAATCCATCGATTCAATAAATTACAGCAAGATACGCTGCTGCCTCATGTTGAAAATGGCTCCATCGTCTTAATCGGCGCGACTACGGAAAACCCATTTCACGATGTCAATCCTGCCATTCGTTCACGCTGTGGGGAAATTCTGCAATTAGAGCGTCTAACAGAACAAGATGTATTTCAGCTACTAAAAATCGCCTTAGCGGACGAAGATAGAGGTCTAGGTAAACTAGCCATTCACGCTACGGACGAGCAATTAGAGAAAATCGCCAACGCAGCAAATGGCGATGCCCGAAAAGCGCTTACCCTTCTAGAATCGGTCTACTATGCATCAGATGAAATTGACGGTACAACGATTTTAAATGACAAGGCAATCGATGCACTTGCAAAACGGATCGGGGTTTTTGGAGATAAGGGCGGCTCGAACTTTTACAATTTATTATCTGCGTTGCAAAAATCAGTTCGAGGCAGTGACGTAAATGCCGCGCTCTATTATTTAGCACATTTACTGGAAAGTGGGGATTTAATTGCGGTTTGTCGTCGCTTACTGGTGATGGCGTATGAGGATGTGGGGCTCGCCAATCCGGCAGTCGGCGCACATGTGCAAGCCGCTACAGAAGCAGCTATTAAGCTTGGATTACCAGAAGCGCGCATCCCACTTGCCACTGTCGTAGTTGAAATGTGCTTATCGGATAAATCCAACTCTGCCTATCAAGCGCTTGATGCTGCCATACAGGCCATTCACGAAGGCAAAACCGGAAATATTCCCAATCATTTAAAGGATGCCCATTATGCAGGGGCGAAGGAGCTCGGTCATGTTGGCTATCGCTATCCACATGATACACCCATTGGCACATTCGGTGGCTGGGTGAAGCAACAATATTTACCGGAGGAGCTAGAAGGGATGGAATTTTATAAACCGGTAATTGCTGGTAAGGAAAAGCGAATGGCCGCCATTTATAAAAAGCTAAAATCGTTTTAATCCTAAAAGATGAAGGGAATGTCCCTGAATGCTTTTCTAGGACATTCCCTTTTATTACTTCATCAGCCAAGCGATAAAATATAGAAGAATTTTGCTTAATTAAGTGACTCAATAAAAAAAAGTGCCTGAAACAGTTTGTTCAGACACTTTTCATTATTTGTATGTTTTTGATAATGCGTAAAACGTTTCAAAGCATGTATTCGATTCCCCAGTTGTCAAAAGTTCAACTGCTTGACCTGTTAATTGCTCCATACTCTTTTGAATTTCTGAAAGGAACTCCTCATTTTCTTCTAATGAGGCATTGGGTAAGCAGCCTGCACTTGTTTTGAATAATTCATAAATTTGTGCACTCGCCTCTTGATCGCCAGCATCGATTAAATGAAATTTAGCTAGACCTGTAAAATACACTAATTTTGCAGCAATATCCATAAATAATATCCAGTAGGTAGATGCTTTTGGTAATTCACCTTCATTTCGGGCAATATAGCCATTGAAGTTTTGCACAACCTTTTGCAATAAGTCTTCCAATTGCGCATAGGCTTTTGACCAATTTTGTGTCGAATCAATATAATCAAATACAATGGTATCGACCTGTAATTGTAACTGCGGTAAATTTAATAAATCATTTTTTAACTCAATATTCGTCATTTAAGCTCCTCCTTACATCCCCGAACGTATAAGCAATACGTATTCTAACTATAGCAAAAAAAAAACGCCTTTCCGTAAAAACGAAAAAATCACTAATATTCCGCCATATTTTTGACATATTCATTACTTTAATAGAATATTATGTAATTTGATGTCACTTTATTCCTTCTCACTTCAGTCGGTTGATATATATAGAATAATATTTTTGATGAAACGTAGCAGATTGCTCAATTACTGGAAATTGCTCTCTATGAAATATATGAAATTGTCCATGTACATATTCCTTAATCGTCTGTTTAGAACTATAGAACACCCAACGATATGTCTCAATCCAGTGGTATAGTTCGCATTCTTTGTAATTTGAAAACAATGGCTTCGCTTGGAGAACAGCCGCCATTTTATAAAAACCCTCACTTAGACGGTAGCCCTTTGTCATAAAATCGTATTCCGGCTCAACAATTTGCTGTGTATCCAATACATGGACTGTATGATGCGCGGCGTCAATAGCAATCTCAACGGTACTGACAACATCCATTAAATTAAGACCTTTATATTCTATCTGTTGTATTGGCATAAAAGTCTCCCTTCAAAGTACTCCGTAATATTATATCATCATAATTTCCACACAAAAATAATGAATGACCATTCAAAAAAGACGTGACAGAATCTTGAAAATAATATATAAATTAATACAAATGATTTATTTTTAAATATGTAAAAGGGAGAGGTTCATGCAATGATTAATCAATTAAAAGAACAAGATTTAATCGAAAAAAACACCATTTTAATGCTCGTTTATGGTATTTCAGCCGTATTAGGAACCATAGCGCAATTTATTATTGACCGCCCTATAGGTGTAGCACTTTCTCTTTTCCTCCCTGTTAGTATTGTCTTTATTCTTTATATGGCGCAACGGAAATTATCGGTGCTTCAGGCTTACTTTCCTTATGCTGTAATTGTCGCTGCTGTTATTACAGTTTTAGGGACAATCATAACGAATAAAGTTACGCTAGCAACGATTATTTTAAGTATTTTTGTGCTCATTTTATCAAGTGTGCACAACAAATTATCCATCCTAATTGTTGGCTATATCGGCTCAACATCCGGACTGATTTTCAATTTTATACTCGACACAAATGGCTTTGCTGTAGACCCAGCGAATGTTTTCGTTACTCAAACATTAATGTTCATCGCGATTTTGCTTCAAGTTCGCCAAAATCGTTCGTTGCTACATAGTGTTGAAAAGCTCATGATCGATGCGAACGACCGCGCTGTAGAAGAAGGTCAATTACATCAGCATTTAGAAAATTCGGTGCAGTCCATTACATCAAAGCTAGAGCTGATTACCGATAGCACCAATCATTCGAGTGCGGCACATCAGCAAATGCTCGCTTCATTAAAGGAAGTAAGTGTTGGCGCGCACAAGCAAGCCCATTTTGTCCAAAATATTGTGCAAAGTACCGAGCAAACCAATCAAGCGATTCATTCCATTATTTCTGAATTAACGAATATTGTGGAACGTGCCGAACAAGCTAGTATCCGTGCGGTAGATGGTGCAAATTCTATGTCCCAGCTCAATCAAGAAATTAACAGCTTCACGTCCTTCTTTAACGAATTAAACACAACCTTCCATTCATTGTCAGAAAAAATAACAGAAACCAATGATTTTGCCTATTCCATCCATCAAATAACGGCGCAAACGAATTTATTAGCACTCAATGCATCAATTGAAGCAGCGAGGGCTGGTGAACACGGGAAGGGCTTTGCGGTTGTGGCAGATGAAATCCGTAAACTTGCTAGTCATACGGATGATATGGTAGTAAAAATCGATCAAAATCTAGCCCAAGTAAATAGCTTTAACCAACTTGCTCTTAACCGATTGCACAGTGGGCTTACCCTTGTCACAAGTCAGGAGCAAACCGTGCAAGCTTCAAGCGAAACATTTAATAACTTATTCGATGCGCTAAAAACATTACAGCAAAATTTACAGCAATTTTCATCCAACGTCCAATCAATCGAACACAATGCGGAGTCTATTGAAATATCAACCAATGAATTTGCTGCCATTATAGAGCAAAGTTCCAATTCAATTGATCAGCTATGCCTTGTACTCGAAAGGATTAACGAAGATCAACATCAAGTTTCAAAAAATATTGAAGACACCTATAATCAGGCAGTACAAATTATTGGCTAAATAAAGAGGCGTCCCGAAAATCTCTTCCGGACGCCCCTTTTCTCGTTAACCTTGTACGCGTGTAATTTTTACGTCTTTTAAAATCGTATTGATTACCCAACTTGCTGCAATTAAGCCCGCAACCGATGGTACAAATGCATTGGATGATGGTGGTAATTGGGCCTTACGGATATCAGCTTCTGGCTTGCCTACATATTGTGCAACATCGGCACGCACAACAATGGGTGATTCATCTGAGAATACTACAGTTATCCCTTTTTTAATGCCCTCTTTGCGAAGCTTTGTACGAATCACTTTCGCTAATGGATCGGTATGTGTTTTGGAAATATCGGCAATTTGAAAGCGTGTAGGATCCATTTTATTTGCCGCACCCATGCTTGAAATCATCGGAATTTTGCGTTTTAAACATTCCTTCATAATATGAATTTTGTAAATGACCGTATCCGAAGCATCAATGACATAATCGATTCCTTGGGCAAAAAATTGCTCATACGTTTCTTCTGTATAGAACATATGCATGTCAATAACTTCACATTCTGGGTTGATGTCGGCGATGCGTTCCTTCATGACACCTGATTTCGATTGTCCCACTGTCGATAAATACGCTACTAATTGACGATTAACATTTGTAATATCCACATTATCCTTGTCTACTAAAATAATACGACCAATTCCGCTACGTGCACAAGCTTCAGCAGCAAATGAACCGACGCCACCTACCCCTAAAATTGCTACGGTTGTATTTTTTAATTTTTCTAGCCCTTCTGTACCGATTGCTAGCTCATTACGAGAAAATTGATGCAACATCTCTTTGTACCCCTCAATCTTTATCATTCTACTAGGAATTATAACGACTCCAACCTGCACATGCAAGTAACAATGAGTAAACAACAAAAAAACTCTCCTACATATTAGGTAGGAGAGTAAGACAAGGAATAGACGAATCCCAAATATGCCGTCTTGCTAACAACATCGTTTTGATCCCGCATCATTAGCAGGGGGGTGCACTAATCGTAGCGTTAAACTTCCCGCTCTAAAATGGGGCATGTTTGCTTCTACGGAAATAAGTAGCTCCCAACGATTTAATGTTCGGTCAAAAGTGTTAGGTAACAATTTACGTGACGAACATCTTAGGATTCGTGTTACCATTATATTAACACCGAAATTCTGATAATTCAAATAAAAACGATATATTACTTTAAAATATCATATTTGAACTAGATTCATGGAAAATATTATAAATTTCGTGTGACCAACTGTCAAAAAATAACGTGCAAACAAATATAGAGTGTAGGGTTTTATCAAAAAAGACACTAAACGAATGATAATCGTCTAGTGCCTTTAAACAATCCATTATTTCTTTGGAACAGCTACTCGTAAACTTAATTCTTCGAGCTGTGCGTCTGAAACGCTTGATGGCGCTTCTGTTAATAAGCAGCTTGCCGTTGCTGTTTTTGGGAACGCAATTGTGTCACGTAAGTTTGTGCGACCCGACAGCAGCATCACTAAACGGTCAAGACCCATTGCTAAACCGCCGTGTGGAGGAACGCCGTAGTCAAATGCTTCTAATAAGAAACCAAACTGTGCACGGGCTTCTTCTTCTGAGAAACCAAGTAACTCAAACATTTTTGCTTGTAAGTCTGGCTCATAAATACGTAATGATCCCCCGCCAAGCTCATAGCCGTTTAATACGATGTCGTACGCTTGTGCACGAACCTCTTTCGGATTTGTATTCATTAATTCTAGGTCTTCATCGAATGGACGTGTGAATGGGTGGTGCGCTGCATA containing:
- a CDS encoding GTPase; the encoded protein is MTNIELKNDLLNLPQLQLQVDTIVFDYIDSTQNWSKAYAQLEDLLQKVVQNFNGYIARNEGELPKASTYWILFMDIAAKLVYFTGLAKFHLIDAGDQEASAQIYELFKTSAGCLPNASLEENEEFLSEIQKSMEQLTGQAVELLTTGESNTCFETFYALSKTYK
- a CDS encoding aminopeptidase, coding for MPIQQIEYKGLNLMDVVSTVEIAIDAAHHTVHVLDTQQIVEPEYDFMTKGYRLSEGFYKMAAVLQAKPLFSNYKECELYHWIETYRWVFYSSKQTIKEYVHGQFHIFHREQFPVIEQSATFHQKYYSIYINRLK
- a CDS encoding methyl-accepting chemotaxis protein, with product MINQLKEQDLIEKNTILMLVYGISAVLGTIAQFIIDRPIGVALSLFLPVSIVFILYMAQRKLSVLQAYFPYAVIVAAVITVLGTIITNKVTLATIILSIFVLILSSVHNKLSILIVGYIGSTSGLIFNFILDTNGFAVDPANVFVTQTLMFIAILLQVRQNRSLLHSVEKLMIDANDRAVEEGQLHQHLENSVQSITSKLELITDSTNHSSAAHQQMLASLKEVSVGAHKQAHFVQNIVQSTEQTNQAIHSIISELTNIVERAEQASIRAVDGANSMSQLNQEINSFTSFFNELNTTFHSLSEKITETNDFAYSIHQITAQTNLLALNASIEAARAGEHGKGFAVVADEIRKLASHTDDMVVKIDQNLAQVNSFNQLALNRLHSGLTLVTSQEQTVQASSETFNNLFDALKTLQQNLQQFSSNVQSIEHNAESIEISTNEFAAIIEQSSNSIDQLCLVLERINEDQHQVSKNIEDTYNQAVQIIG
- a CDS encoding tRNA threonylcarbamoyladenosine dehydratase encodes the protein MLHQFSRNELAIGTEGLEKLKNTTVAILGVGGVGSFAAEACARSGIGRIILVDKDNVDITNVNRQLVAYLSTVGQSKSGVMKERIADINPECEVIDMHMFYTEETYEQFFAQGIDYVIDASDTVIYKIHIMKECLKRKIPMISSMGAANKMDPTRFQIADISKTHTDPLAKVIRTKLRKEGIKKGITVVFSDESPIVVRADVAQYVGKPEADIRKAQLPPSSNAFVPSVAGLIAASWVINTILKDVKITRVQG
- a CDS encoding replication-associated recombination protein A, with the protein product MQNEPLAYKMRPKHIDEIAGQKHILGPDTPLYKMIDKGHVPSMLLYGPPGVGKTSIANAIAGSSKLPFFALNATHAGKKDIEQVVMDARMSGKVILFLDEIHRFNKLQQDTLLPHVENGSIVLIGATTENPFHDVNPAIRSRCGEILQLERLTEQDVFQLLKIALADEDRGLGKLAIHATDEQLEKIANAANGDARKALTLLESVYYASDEIDGTTILNDKAIDALAKRIGVFGDKGGSNFYNLLSALQKSVRGSDVNAALYYLAHLLESGDLIAVCRRLLVMAYEDVGLANPAVGAHVQAATEAAIKLGLPEARIPLATVVVEMCLSDKSNSAYQALDAAIQAIHEGKTGNIPNHLKDAHYAGAKELGHVGYRYPHDTPIGTFGGWVKQQYLPEELEGMEFYKPVIAGKEKRMAAIYKKLKSF